One stretch of Meriones unguiculatus strain TT.TT164.6M chromosome 7, Bangor_MerUng_6.1, whole genome shotgun sequence DNA includes these proteins:
- the Crem gene encoding cAMP-responsive element modulator isoform X16, which yields MAVPTSIYQTSTGQYIAIAQGGTIQISNPGSDGVQGLQALTMTNSGAPPPGATIVQYAAQSADGTQQFFVPGSQVVVQDEETDLAPSHMTAATGDMPTYQIRAPTTALPQGVVMAASPGSLHSPQQLAEEATRKRELRLMKNREAARECRRKKKEYVKCLENRVAVLENQNKTLIEELKALKDLYCHKAE from the exons TTGCTATAGCCCAAGGTGGAACAATCCAGATTTCTAACCCAGGATCTGATGGTGTTCAGGGACTCCAGGCATTAACAATGACAAATTCAGGAGCTCCTCCGCCAGGTGCTACAATTGTACAGTACGCAGCACAATCAGCCGATGGCACACAACAGTTCTTTGTCCCAGGCAGCCAGGTTGTTGTTCAAG atgaggagacTGACCTTGCCCCAAGTCACATGACTG CTGCCACAGGTGACATGCCAACTTACCAGATCCGGGCTCCTACTACTGCTTTGCCACAAGGTGTGGTGATGGCTGCCTCACCAGGAAGTCTGCACAGTCCCCAGCAACTAGCAGAAGAAGCAACTCGCAAGAGGGAGCTGAGGCTGATGAAAAACAG GGAAGCTGCCCGGGAGTGTcgcaggaagaagaaagaatatgTCAAATGTCTTGAAAATCGTGTGGCTGTGcttgaaaatcaaaacaagaccCTCATTGAGGAACTCAAGGCCCTCAAAGATCTTTATTGCCATAAAGCAGAGTAA
- the Crem gene encoding cAMP-responsive element modulator isoform X22: MQKPNMAVTGDETAATGDMPTYQIRAPTTALPQGVVMAASPGSLHSPQQLAEEATRKRELRLMKNREAAKECRRRKKEYVKCLESRVAVLEVQNKKLIEELETLKDICSPKTD, encoded by the exons ATGCAAAAGCCCAACATGGCTGTGACTGGAGATGAAACTG CTGCCACAGGTGACATGCCAACTTACCAGATCCGGGCTCCTACTACTGCTTTGCCACAAGGTGTGGTGATGGCTGCCTCACCAGGAAGTCTGCACAGTCCCCAGCAACTAGCAGAAGAAGCAACTCGCAAGAGGGAGCTGAGGCTGATGAAAAACAG GGAAGCTGCTAAAGAATGTCGACGTCGAAAGAAAGAATATGTGAAGTGTCTGGAGAGTCGAGTTGCAGTGCTGGAAGTTCAGAACAAGAAGCTCATAGAGGAACTTGAGACCTTGAAAGACATTTGCTCTCCTAAAACAGATTAG
- the Crem gene encoding cAMP-responsive element modulator isoform X23: MTAATGDMPTYQIRAPTTALPQGVVMAASPGSLHSPQQLAEEATRKRELRLMKNREAARECRRKKKEYVKCLENRVAVLENQNKTLIEELKALKDLYCHKAE; the protein is encoded by the exons ATGACTG CTGCCACAGGTGACATGCCAACTTACCAGATCCGGGCTCCTACTACTGCTTTGCCACAAGGTGTGGTGATGGCTGCCTCACCAGGAAGTCTGCACAGTCCCCAGCAACTAGCAGAAGAAGCAACTCGCAAGAGGGAGCTGAGGCTGATGAAAAACAG GGAAGCTGCCCGGGAGTGTcgcaggaagaagaaagaatatgTCAAATGTCTTGAAAATCGTGTGGCTGTGcttgaaaatcaaaacaagaccCTCATTGAGGAACTCAAGGCCCTCAAAGATCTTTATTGCCATAAAGCAGAGTAA
- the Crem gene encoding cAMP-responsive element modulator isoform X18, with translation MTNSGAPPPGATIVQYAAQSADGTQQFFVPGSQVVVQDEETDLAPSHMTAATGDMPTYQIRAPTTALPQGVVMAASPGSLHSPQQLAEEATRKRELRLMKNREAARECRRKKKEYVKCLENRVAVLENQNKTLIEELKALKDLYCHKAE, from the exons ATGACAAATTCAGGAGCTCCTCCGCCAGGTGCTACAATTGTACAGTACGCAGCACAATCAGCCGATGGCACACAACAGTTCTTTGTCCCAGGCAGCCAGGTTGTTGTTCAAG atgaggagacTGACCTTGCCCCAAGTCACATGACTG CTGCCACAGGTGACATGCCAACTTACCAGATCCGGGCTCCTACTACTGCTTTGCCACAAGGTGTGGTGATGGCTGCCTCACCAGGAAGTCTGCACAGTCCCCAGCAACTAGCAGAAGAAGCAACTCGCAAGAGGGAGCTGAGGCTGATGAAAAACAG GGAAGCTGCCCGGGAGTGTcgcaggaagaagaaagaatatgTCAAATGTCTTGAAAATCGTGTGGCTGTGcttgaaaatcaaaacaagaccCTCATTGAGGAACTCAAGGCCCTCAAAGATCTTTATTGCCATAAAGCAGAGTAA
- the Crem gene encoding cAMP-responsive element modulator isoform X19 — MQKPNMAVTGDETDEETDLAPSHMTAATGDMPTYQIRAPTTALPQGVVMAASPGSLHSPQQLAEEATRKRELRLMKNREAARECRRKKKEYVKCLENRVAVLENQNKTLIEELKALKDLYCHKAE, encoded by the exons ATGCAAAAGCCCAACATGGCTGTGACTGGAGATGAAACTG atgaggagacTGACCTTGCCCCAAGTCACATGACTG CTGCCACAGGTGACATGCCAACTTACCAGATCCGGGCTCCTACTACTGCTTTGCCACAAGGTGTGGTGATGGCTGCCTCACCAGGAAGTCTGCACAGTCCCCAGCAACTAGCAGAAGAAGCAACTCGCAAGAGGGAGCTGAGGCTGATGAAAAACAG GGAAGCTGCCCGGGAGTGTcgcaggaagaagaaagaatatgTCAAATGTCTTGAAAATCGTGTGGCTGTGcttgaaaatcaaaacaagaccCTCATTGAGGAACTCAAGGCCCTCAAAGATCTTTATTGCCATAAAGCAGAGTAA
- the Crem gene encoding cAMP-responsive element modulator isoform X24, whose translation MPTYQIRAPTTALPQGVVMAASPGSLHSPQQLAEEATRKRELRLMKNREAARECRRKKKEYVKCLENRVAVLENQNKTLIEELKALKDLYCHKAE comes from the exons ATGCCAACTTACCAGATCCGGGCTCCTACTACTGCTTTGCCACAAGGTGTGGTGATGGCTGCCTCACCAGGAAGTCTGCACAGTCCCCAGCAACTAGCAGAAGAAGCAACTCGCAAGAGGGAGCTGAGGCTGATGAAAAACAG GGAAGCTGCCCGGGAGTGTcgcaggaagaagaaagaatatgTCAAATGTCTTGAAAATCGTGTGGCTGTGcttgaaaatcaaaacaagaccCTCATTGAGGAACTCAAGGCCCTCAAAGATCTTTATTGCCATAAAGCAGAGTAA
- the Crem gene encoding cAMP-responsive element modulator isoform X20 — protein sequence MQKPNMAVTGDETDEETDLAPSHMTAATGDMPTYQIRAPTTALPQGVVMAASPGSLHSPQQLAEEATRKRELRLMKNREAAKECRRRKKEYVKCLESRVAVLEVQNKKLIEELETLKDICSPKTD from the exons ATGCAAAAGCCCAACATGGCTGTGACTGGAGATGAAACTG atgaggagacTGACCTTGCCCCAAGTCACATGACTG CTGCCACAGGTGACATGCCAACTTACCAGATCCGGGCTCCTACTACTGCTTTGCCACAAGGTGTGGTGATGGCTGCCTCACCAGGAAGTCTGCACAGTCCCCAGCAACTAGCAGAAGAAGCAACTCGCAAGAGGGAGCTGAGGCTGATGAAAAACAG GGAAGCTGCTAAAGAATGTCGACGTCGAAAGAAAGAATATGTGAAGTGTCTGGAGAGTCGAGTTGCAGTGCTGGAAGTTCAGAACAAGAAGCTCATAGAGGAACTTGAGACCTTGAAAGACATTTGCTCTCCTAAAACAGATTAG
- the Crem gene encoding cAMP-responsive element modulator isoform X21: MQKPNMAVTGDETAATGDMPTYQIRAPTTALPQGVVMAASPGSLHSPQQLAEEATRKRELRLMKNREAARECRRKKKEYVKCLENRVAVLENQNKTLIEELKALKDLYCHKAE; the protein is encoded by the exons ATGCAAAAGCCCAACATGGCTGTGACTGGAGATGAAACTG CTGCCACAGGTGACATGCCAACTTACCAGATCCGGGCTCCTACTACTGCTTTGCCACAAGGTGTGGTGATGGCTGCCTCACCAGGAAGTCTGCACAGTCCCCAGCAACTAGCAGAAGAAGCAACTCGCAAGAGGGAGCTGAGGCTGATGAAAAACAG GGAAGCTGCCCGGGAGTGTcgcaggaagaagaaagaatatgTCAAATGTCTTGAAAATCGTGTGGCTGTGcttgaaaatcaaaacaagaccCTCATTGAGGAACTCAAGGCCCTCAAAGATCTTTATTGCCATAAAGCAGAGTAA
- the Crem gene encoding cAMP-responsive element modulator isoform X17, with translation MAVPTSIYQTSTGQYIAIAQGGTIQISNPGSDGVQGLQALTMTNSGAPPPGATIVQYAAQSADGTQQFFVPGSQVVVQDEETDLAPSHMTAATGDMPTYQIRAPTTALPQGVVMAASPGSLHSPQQLAEEATRKRELRLMKNREAAKECRRRKKEYVKCLESRVAVLEVQNKKLIEELETLKDICSPKTD, from the exons TTGCTATAGCCCAAGGTGGAACAATCCAGATTTCTAACCCAGGATCTGATGGTGTTCAGGGACTCCAGGCATTAACAATGACAAATTCAGGAGCTCCTCCGCCAGGTGCTACAATTGTACAGTACGCAGCACAATCAGCCGATGGCACACAACAGTTCTTTGTCCCAGGCAGCCAGGTTGTTGTTCAAG atgaggagacTGACCTTGCCCCAAGTCACATGACTG CTGCCACAGGTGACATGCCAACTTACCAGATCCGGGCTCCTACTACTGCTTTGCCACAAGGTGTGGTGATGGCTGCCTCACCAGGAAGTCTGCACAGTCCCCAGCAACTAGCAGAAGAAGCAACTCGCAAGAGGGAGCTGAGGCTGATGAAAAACAG GGAAGCTGCTAAAGAATGTCGACGTCGAAAGAAAGAATATGTGAAGTGTCTGGAGAGTCGAGTTGCAGTGCTGGAAGTTCAGAACAAGAAGCTCATAGAGGAACTTGAGACCTTGAAAGACATTTGCTCTCCTAAAACAGATTAG